The genomic window GGCTTACGCACCCATAAAAGCAATGCCGAAAAAGCACTAGCCACACTTAAAAAGTATGCGGTATTTTCTAAGGTTAGCCTCGAAATATCTTCATCACTGGCTGCGGTAGCAGTGTTTAATACTCAGGCAAATGAAGTACCGTTTTTTAATGCTACAGCCGAAGTGGGCTGTAGCACAGCGTTAGAGCAAGGTGCGTGTTTAGCCCATACCAACAGTATGCAAGAGCTATGGCTAGCGCGCGAAAACATACAACAATTACTTGAACAATTACCAGTAGCTGCACCGCACTATTGGACGGCCTACAACATTGCTCAAGGCGTTGCCGAAGTAACTGCCGACTCGACTGAGCAATTAATCCCCCAAGAAATCAACTTACAATTGCTTGGCGGCGTCTCGTTTAATAAAGGGTGCTATACCGGCCAAGAAATTGTCGCGCGCATGCACTACAAAGCCACCCTCAAAAAACACATGTATCGCGCCCAACTCGCGCCGTCAACTAGCGCCCCAGCCACTGGCACAGCGCTTATAAACGAAGAAGGGAAAAACGTGGGGCAAGTTGTACAAAGTGTAACCACTGATGCTGGAGCGCAAATTTTAGCCCTAACGCTAGATACCGCTGCACATAGCAAAAATGTGCACTGTGAGGCAAACCCGCAACAAAAACTTCAATGGCTGGCGCTACCATATGCTATACCTTTAACTGAGAATTAAATAATTACCAGTTAAGCAAGGGGCATAGCCTATGGACGCGCTCACCGCCAAAGTTGAGCAAGAAATCATCAAGGCGATTGACCAAGATCGCCTCGTATTACCCACATTGCCAGAAATAGCACTAAAAGTACGCGAAGTTGCCGACGACCCAGATGCCAGCATCCAAACGCTTACCGCGGTTATTTCTAACGACGCAGCACTTACAGCACGCATAATTAAAGTTGCCAATAGCCCCATATTTCGCGCACCGCGAGAAATAGAAGATTTAAATATGGCACTAAGCAGGCTGGGTATGCAGTACACCTGCAACTTGGCTACAGGCTTGGCCATGGAGCAAATGTTCCAAGCCACATCAGACTTAGTGGATAAACGCTTAAGAGAGGTATGGTCGCGCTCGAGTGAGATTGCAGGTATTTGCCATGTATTGTGCAAACACTTCACCAAGCTAAGGCCCGACCAAGCCGCGCTCGCAGGCCTAGTTCATCAAATAGGTATATTACCTATTCTGTCGTTTGCCGAAGAGCACACAGCGCTATTGCGCGACAGCATGACACTAGACAAGATAATTGCCGACATTCACCCGAACTTGGGTATTAAAATACTCGAAGCGTGGGAGTTTCCAACGGAGCTAAGGGTTATTCCGCGCGACCATTTAGACTTTAGCCGTCAGGTACCCCAAGCAGACTACGCCGACTTGGTAACCGTAGCCATGCTACAAAGCTATGCTGGCAGCGATAAAAACCTAGCTAAAGTGGACTACACAACCGTAACAGCCTTCGAGCGACTCGGTTTAGACCCCAACATTGAATCTGCAGAGGCAGAGGATTTAAGCGCAGATATGGAAGCGGCAATGGCCATGCTGCAATAGACTATACATCGCAAGGTGCTACTCAAAAGCGACTCAGGTGCTATCCAATTTGCACCTTGCGATTTAATCTAACCTTTAAGTTTTATTATAAATAAGCGTTACTACAAACCGCCCATCAACATATATTTAGTTTCTAGGTAATCATCCAGCCCCATCTGCGAACCTTCGCGCCCAAAACCAGATTCTTTTACGCCGCCAAATGGTGCCATTTCGTTGGATATGGCTGTATCGTTCACACCTACCATACCCACCTCAAGCGCACTTGCTACACGCCATACTCGGCCTATATCTCTACTGTAAAAATACCCTGCTAAACCAAATGGGGTGTTGTTTGCTAAAGCTATAGCTTCTTCTTCGCTACTAAAGCTATATACAACCGCTACAGGTCCAAATATTTCTTCGTTAAATACATCCATTTGCGTGGTCGCTTCGGTTACCACTGTGGGCGGATAAAACAATGCGCCGTTAAGATGGGTGTGGCCTTCTGCCACAATTGCTTTCGCCCCCTTATTACACGCATCTATAACTAGCTCCGATACTTTTTTAAATGCGGCAGCATTAATTAGCGGGCCAATAGCAACGCCCTCTTCTATACCGTCACCTACTTTTAATTTAGCAACTGCTTCAACTAGCTTTTTGGTGAAAGCCGCTTTAACTTTGTCGTGCACAAATATGCGGTTTACACATACGCAGGTTTGGCCCGCATTCCTAAATTTTGCCGCAATACACCCCGCTACTGCCGCGTCTATATCTGCATCGTCAAACACAATAAACGGCGCATTGCCGCCCAGCTCCATGGAGCATTTTTTAATTGTGGCTGCAGATTGCTCCAACAATGTTTTACCTACTGCAGTAGAGCCAGTGAAGGTTAATTTTTTAACTGATGGGTGCTGAGTAAATACCCCACCTATTGCAGAAGAGTCTTGCCCTGTAACTAGGTTGATTACACCCGGCGGTATCCCCGCCTCTTGCGCCAAATAAGCCATCGCCAGTGCAGATAAGGGCGTTTCTTTTGCGGGCTTTGCAACGACAGTGCAGCCGGCTGCAAGCGCTGGGGCAATTTTTCTGGCAAGCA from Saccharophagus degradans 2-40 includes these protein-coding regions:
- a CDS encoding YgfZ/GcvT domain-containing protein, translated to MFDWTQLNTAATTTPTSAKSWQCAIPLLDHVLIEVKGPDAEKFLQGQCTCDFKSIANGKFSLGAHCNVKGRMVSSFTAAKLGPEHFGLRTHKSNAEKALATLKKYAVFSKVSLEISSSLAAVAVFNTQANEVPFFNATAEVGCSTALEQGACLAHTNSMQELWLARENIQQLLEQLPVAAPHYWTAYNIAQGVAEVTADSTEQLIPQEINLQLLGGVSFNKGCYTGQEIVARMHYKATLKKHMYRAQLAPSTSAPATGTALINEEGKNVGQVVQSVTTDAGAQILALTLDTAAHSKNVHCEANPQQKLQWLALPYAIPLTEN
- a CDS encoding NAD-dependent succinate-semialdehyde dehydrogenase, which encodes MSLTLTNSKLQRQGSVIDGAWLQSSDEFVVENPATGQVVATVANAGAAEAEAAVLAAERAGVQWREFSAKKRSTLLKAWYELVVSNANDLAVLLTTEQGKPLAEAKAEILYGASYIEWFAEQAKRIEGAVIPAPASNQRIVTVKQPVGVVAAITPWNFPMAMLARKIAPALAAGCTVVAKPAKETPLSALAMAYLAQEAGIPPGVINLVTGQDSSAIGGVFTQHPSVKKLTFTGSTAVGKTLLEQSAATIKKCSMELGGNAPFIVFDDADIDAAVAGCIAAKFRNAGQTCVCVNRIFVHDKVKAAFTKKLVEAVAKLKVGDGIEEGVAIGPLINAAAFKKVSELVIDACNKGAKAIVAEGHTHLNGALFYPPTVVTEATTQMDVFNEEIFGPVAVVYSFSSEEEAIALANNTPFGLAGYFYSRDIGRVWRVASALEVGMVGVNDTAISNEMAPFGGVKESGFGREGSQMGLDDYLETKYMLMGGL
- a CDS encoding HDOD domain-containing protein gives rise to the protein MDALTAKVEQEIIKAIDQDRLVLPTLPEIALKVREVADDPDASIQTLTAVISNDAALTARIIKVANSPIFRAPREIEDLNMALSRLGMQYTCNLATGLAMEQMFQATSDLVDKRLREVWSRSSEIAGICHVLCKHFTKLRPDQAALAGLVHQIGILPILSFAEEHTALLRDSMTLDKIIADIHPNLGIKILEAWEFPTELRVIPRDHLDFSRQVPQADYADLVTVAMLQSYAGSDKNLAKVDYTTVTAFERLGLDPNIESAEAEDLSADMEAAMAMLQ